From the genome of candidate division WOR-3 bacterium, one region includes:
- a CDS encoding inositol-3-phosphate synthase codes for MAKIRVAIIGVGNCSSSLVQGVTYYKNASEEEIIPGIMHARLGGYHIGDIEFTLGIDIDKNKVGKDLAEAIFTKPNNTYKFCDVPKLNVPVVRGMTHDGLGYYLSQIIEKAPGPTADIVGLLKQTKT; via the coding sequence ATGGCTAAAATTAGAGTTGCAATAATCGGTGTAGGAAATTGTTCATCAAGTTTGGTCCAGGGTGTTACTTATTATAAGAATGCCAGTGAAGAGGAGATTATCCCGGGTATTATGCATGCCCGACTCGGCGGTTATCATATCGGTGATATCGAATTCACGCTCGGTATTGATATCGATAAGAACAAGGTGGGGAAGGATTTAGCCGAGGCGATATTCACCAAACCGAATAATACCTATAAATTCTGTGATGTGCCGAAGCTGAATGTTCCTGTTGTCAGGGGAATGACCCATGATGGATTGGGATATTATCTGTCCCAGATTATTGAAAAGGCGCCCGGTCCTACAGCGGATATCGTGGGACTTTTGAAACAGACGAAGACG